Part of the Oncorhynchus masou masou isolate Uvic2021 chromosome 18, UVic_Omas_1.1, whole genome shotgun sequence genome, GCGAAAAACATGCTAGGTGATCTACAAAGAGCGAGgaagagtgacagtgtgtgtgtgtgtgtgtgtgtgtgtgtgtgtgtgtgtgtgtgtgtgtgtgtgtgtgtgtgtgtgtgtgtgtgtgtgtgtgtgtgtgtgcgtgcgtgcgtgcgtgcgtgcgtgcgtgcgtgagtgagtgagggagggaaccTCTCCCTTTCAGAGCATCTAACTTGCATAGAATCTTTAAGCTGAGAGCATGCTTAGAATCAACACAATACTGATTCAAATATGTCTCGGGACGCAACATAGTCATGCTCAACCCTTGATTATTGAATATAACTTAGAAGTATCAGAGTAGAGTAAGACATGAAAGGAATGTTAAAGACTAACACAATGTTGAGTGTGCTGCAGTGATCCCCTGAGAAGTTAGTCATTTGAAAGTCAATGTCGTTTCCTTCACAGAGAGCTTTTGTGAGTAGCTCCACAATAGGGCTTCCAATTTGGCACTGCCAAGTAGGGGACTTGAGATAGAGGAGAGGTGAGCGGTGGGGGTTTGGTGGGGGGGTTTCTCTTACCAGTAAAAGTATAAAATCCATCCTCTTGGCTGTCTAGCTGTCAGTGGTGGCTATAGTTCCCAgtcagtctatacagaccacgaAGACCCTCTGACGGAAACCTAGCCAGACTAGAACTAGCCGCCTACCCTTCATGAATCTTCTATGGTAAGGTTAAAGAGATGGTTCACTTAGGTTTAACCTTATTTAGGCCTTACCTAACGTGTTGTCATTTCATTCCATTTTTAAGTctcttaaatatttttttttttttttaaacatccgACATCTCCCTGAGAGCATTTTTAGACCATGTAGAAATCCTGACGGGAACGGATGTTATCGGCTCATGCCAATTAATACTAGAACTATGGActggtcatgtctgtctgtgactgtacAGCGGTTGTGAAGGAGTGGCTGGTTATTAAACCATGATTAAACAAAACTATGGCTTGGGATCTGACTCCCCTGGCTGCTATTGTGATCCCCCCCTCTGCTCAGAGACCAATGATGCTTCATCCCTCCACTGCAGTCCCGAACTTAATTTCACCCTAAAATCTTCTTATTTTTCTTTCCTTTTTGTTTTACACTGAAATTCAGCTTTTAGCTGTGCATACATGTGTACAAGCTCAAATAAACCTTATTATATATGGGGAGATTATACGATTTTAAGTTCTTATTGACTTTATCATATCAATGTGTTACATTTTATCTCTGATATTTATTTTCAGCCTTTGACAATGGCTGCTGTAAGCgctctactacttctactgccgGTAGCGTGGACTTGTGCCCCCCAGAAAGCAGGTGAGTATTTTTTCCCTTAAAGAGAGTGGAATCGCTATCCATATGACACTATGGAACAGGTTCCATCAGCATCCTCTAAGATCATCTTTCCTCTGTGCTTGTTGTTTATCAGACTACGTGATGGTGTCGTGTTTCCCCAATGCCATCATTGCTAACGTCCCGGAGTGTCCCTACGGCTGGGAGATCGGCCAGCTGTCCCTAGGGGGGCTGTGTTACAGCGGTGTCAACAGCCCAGGGTACTTTCGCTTCACCATCCCTGACCTGACGCCCAAAAACAACTCGTACTGTGGCACTCACGCCGAGGTGAGAAAGTACTTTTAATGGAGGGGGTAAGCTTGCCTGAGACATGAAGAGTTGTAGGTCTGAGCAAGGTATTAACAGCTAAATGCAAAAGCGATAGGCCTAAAGAATCAACAACCCATCCTCATTCTTTGGCGTGTCTGCTATTTTTTCCCAGTATATTGGTGGTAAAGACCCCAAGTATGTCTTctacaactccattgtgtccaaTGACACTTCACTAACAGTCAGAAACCAGCCGGTCAACTACACGTTCAGCTGCACGTACCGGGCCGCCTACTTGGTCAACAACGCAGTCTTCAGCCAAAGGTAAGCACCGAtcctggcatttaggtcaccaccgGTACCTTCTGGAAAGCGTTTGCATTCTAACCCAATGACTTGCAGCGTTTTTACTAAACCCTTTGCTTCTTCCAGAGTGGCTACAGTTTTTGTCAACAACGGGAGTTTAGGCACTTTTAGTTCACAGTTGTCTATGAACGTGTTCACGGTGAGTACCTCAAGTTTAGGTTCTCATCAACTTCCCGGACACAGATTAGGCCTAGTCTTGGACATTAAATGGAGATTATCCATAaagcatgctttttagtccaggaataGGCTTAGTCTGGCCCCGCGAAAGAGGTTCTTAGCTGCTGAGTGTAAAACGTAATGCTAACATTAGTTTTGTAATATTATGGAGATAATCATGTGTCCATTACTTGTAAGGATCACTCAAGTCGGAAAAAGTAAACTTGATGTGAATATAAATATAACTGTCTAACCTGTGTTCATGTCTTTAGAATTCCAAGTTCCTGTATGCCAAAGACGCCCCCTATGTGATTGACACATCAGAGATTGGCTCTGAAGTGTTCATTGGGATGGAAGCCAAAGGACTCAGCAACAGGTActcaaaatatacagtatatacagttgaagtcagaagtttacataaacttaggttggagtcattaaaactcgtttttcaaccactccacaaatgtcttgttaacaaactatagttttggcaagtcggttaggacatctacattgtgcatgacacaggtaattaaaaaaaaaatgtttacagacagacatattatttcacttataattcactgtatcacaattccagtgggtcagacgtttacatacactaagttgactgtgcctt contains:
- the tectb gene encoding beta-tectorin is translated as MAAVSALLLLLPVAWTCAPQKADYVMVSCFPNAIIANVPECPYGWEIGQLSLGGLCYSGVNSPGYFRFTIPDLTPKNNSYCGTHAEYIGGKDPKYVFYNSIVSNDTSLTVRNQPVNYTFSCTYRAAYLVNNAVFSQRVATVFVNNGSLGTFSSQLSMNVFTNSKFLYAKDAPYVIDTSEIGSEVFIGMEAKGLSNRFKVVISNCWATPTPYAIDKKRWNLIINSCSYDKTVTIFENAKDSRSMFKFNSFRFQRQEKVSTVWLHCEVGVCDGEKLSCQPGPCTARNLPSEAEPSGGILTTEFHLKANESSNNEHITGTSLCILCIVLINTLLGCVNLPKM